From a region of the Actinopolymorpha singaporensis genome:
- a CDS encoding TetR/AcrR family transcriptional regulator, with product MTDARPRRGRPRDAEVDRRILAAARETITAHGYAGLSVDAVAERAGVAKTTLYRRWPSKARLVADLVSGMQDEVGLTETGDVVADLTRLTAGIASSLTAAGAPLVADLTAAMAHDPDFGATMRERWAQWRRAAVDLLGRAAERGVLSPGLDPEVTVDQLAGPLYYRLLFTGDPLTAKYAASLVEAALGAHLRHPEGPTSHDR from the coding sequence ATGACCGACGCACGACCGCGCCGGGGACGGCCCCGGGACGCCGAGGTCGACCGGCGCATCCTCGCCGCGGCCCGGGAGACCATCACGGCCCACGGGTACGCCGGCCTGTCCGTCGACGCCGTGGCGGAGCGGGCCGGGGTCGCCAAGACCACGCTGTACCGCCGGTGGCCCTCGAAGGCACGCCTGGTTGCGGACCTCGTTTCGGGGATGCAGGACGAGGTCGGGCTGACAGAGACAGGTGACGTCGTCGCCGACCTGACCCGGCTGACGGCCGGGATCGCGAGCAGCCTGACCGCGGCGGGCGCGCCCCTGGTCGCGGACCTGACGGCGGCGATGGCGCACGACCCGGACTTCGGCGCGACCATGCGCGAACGCTGGGCGCAGTGGCGCCGCGCCGCCGTGGACCTGCTCGGCCGGGCGGCCGAACGCGGCGTCCTCTCCCCTGGCCTCGACCCCGAGGTGACCGTCGACCAACTCGCCGGACCTCTCTACTACCGGCTGCTGTTCACCGGCGACCCGCTCACCGCGAAGTACGCCGCCAGTCTCGTCGAGGCCGCGCTCGGCGCGCACCTCCGCCACCCGGAAGGACCAACCTCCCATGACCGTTGA
- the tmk gene encoding dTMP kinase gives MSEHERSTSTVGSGMSVPANDIRGVLRIKPFRTLWIALGLSSLGDWLGLLALTAMAGQLAAGDYRTENFAIAGVLLLRLLPAVVVGPLGGYIADRLDRRWTLVVGDVIRFALFASIPIVGTLWWLYVATVLIEAVSLIWLPSKDAAVPNLVPRDRLAVANQVSMVTTYGSALPAALLFTFLALINSSLVRTFHWFNGGSVDLALYFNALTFLVGAIVVARLREVSGRPASGQITEEQTNVLKAVIEGWRFVAQNRLIRGLVIGVVGAFAAGGVVIGLGRTYVTDLGGGAAGYGVVFGALFTGLAAGMAVGPRFLVGLSRRRMFGLTLTAAGLSLIAVALFQNLVLVAFCTVLLGAFAGITWITGYTLLGLEVEDAIRGRTFAFVQSLTKIALAAVLAAAPAIAGSIGAHGVELPGKVTLTYNGAAITFLLAGIAATAFGLVSFRQMDDRPGVSVLRDVRAVFSGHDRGFYADTGLFIAFEGGEGAGKSTQARRLARWLEDQGHSVTVTHEPGATDIGRELRHLLLHGASGISPRTEALLYAADKAEHVDSMIRPVLAEGAVVITDRYVDSALAYQGGGRDLSQSDLVRLSRWATGGLRPHLTVLLDLPPEAGLARVDGTPDRLEREPLEFHARVRRQFLDLAALDPERYAVLDATQPVDELAAQIRAAVRPLLGGVGGVGSEVGGPGGAGGVDRPYDSARGSGGDSSSPAAPATPAAPTTSATSATSADQDAGHGDGPRPRPGPGSGGDQRDDPSRPAQTVQPRQPSEEAQA, from the coding sequence GTGTCTGAGCACGAGCGGTCCACCAGCACGGTCGGGTCCGGTATGTCCGTACCGGCAAACGACATCCGCGGTGTCCTGCGGATCAAACCGTTCCGCACCCTGTGGATCGCGCTCGGCCTGTCCAGCCTCGGTGACTGGCTGGGACTGCTCGCTCTCACCGCGATGGCCGGCCAGCTCGCCGCCGGCGACTACCGCACGGAGAACTTCGCGATCGCCGGCGTCCTGCTGCTGCGGCTGCTGCCCGCGGTGGTGGTCGGCCCGCTCGGCGGCTACATCGCCGACCGGCTCGACCGGCGGTGGACGCTGGTGGTGGGCGACGTCATCCGGTTCGCGCTGTTCGCGTCGATCCCGATCGTCGGCACGCTGTGGTGGCTGTACGTCGCGACCGTGCTGATCGAGGCGGTCAGCCTGATCTGGCTGCCGTCCAAGGACGCCGCCGTACCCAACCTCGTTCCCCGTGACCGGCTCGCGGTGGCCAACCAGGTCTCGATGGTGACGACCTACGGTTCGGCGCTCCCGGCGGCACTCCTCTTCACCTTCCTGGCGCTGATCAACAGCTCGCTGGTCCGCACGTTCCACTGGTTCAACGGCGGCTCGGTCGACCTGGCCCTGTACTTCAACGCGCTGACGTTCCTGGTCGGCGCGATCGTGGTCGCCAGGTTGCGCGAGGTGTCCGGCCGGCCGGCCTCGGGTCAGATCACCGAGGAACAGACCAACGTGCTCAAGGCCGTCATCGAGGGCTGGCGGTTCGTCGCCCAGAACCGCCTCATCCGCGGTCTGGTGATCGGGGTGGTCGGCGCGTTCGCCGCGGGCGGTGTGGTGATCGGTCTCGGCCGTACGTACGTCACCGACCTCGGCGGCGGGGCCGCCGGATACGGCGTCGTCTTCGGTGCGCTCTTCACGGGCCTCGCCGCCGGCATGGCGGTCGGCCCGCGGTTCCTGGTGGGCCTGTCCCGGCGGCGGATGTTCGGGCTGACCCTCACCGCGGCCGGGCTGTCCCTGATCGCGGTGGCGTTGTTCCAGAACCTCGTGCTGGTGGCGTTCTGCACCGTGTTGCTGGGCGCGTTCGCCGGGATCACCTGGATCACCGGCTACACCCTGCTGGGGCTGGAGGTCGAGGACGCCATCCGCGGCCGCACCTTCGCGTTCGTCCAGTCGCTGACCAAGATCGCGCTGGCCGCGGTGCTCGCGGCGGCGCCCGCCATCGCCGGGTCGATCGGCGCGCACGGCGTCGAACTGCCGGGCAAGGTCACCTTGACGTACAACGGCGCGGCGATCACGTTCCTGCTCGCGGGGATCGCGGCGACGGCGTTCGGGCTGGTGTCGTTCCGGCAGATGGACGATCGTCCAGGGGTGTCGGTGCTGCGGGACGTGCGCGCGGTGTTCAGCGGCCACGACCGCGGCTTCTACGCCGACACCGGGCTGTTCATCGCGTTCGAGGGTGGCGAGGGTGCCGGCAAGTCGACCCAGGCGAGGCGGCTGGCACGGTGGCTGGAGGACCAGGGCCACAGCGTCACCGTCACCCACGAACCGGGTGCCACCGACATCGGCCGGGAGCTGCGGCACCTGTTGCTGCACGGGGCGAGTGGCATCTCCCCGCGGACCGAGGCGCTGCTGTACGCCGCGGACAAGGCCGAGCACGTCGACTCGATGATCAGGCCCGTCCTCGCGGAGGGCGCGGTGGTCATCACCGACCGGTACGTCGACTCCGCGCTCGCCTACCAGGGCGGCGGACGTGACCTCAGCCAGTCCGATCTCGTACGCCTGTCCCGGTGGGCGACCGGCGGCCTGCGGCCTCACCTGACGGTGTTGCTGGACCTGCCGCCGGAGGCCGGGCTGGCCCGGGTGGACGGCACCCCGGACCGGCTGGAACGCGAGCCGCTGGAGTTCCACGCCCGGGTACGCCGGCAGTTCCTCGACCTCGCCGCGCTCGACCCGGAGCGGTACGCCGTCCTGGACGCCACGCAGCCGGTCGACGAGCTCGCTGCCCAGATCCGGGCAGCGGTACGGCCGTTGCTGGGCGGCGTCGGCGGGGTCGGTAGCGAGGTCGGCGGCCCCGGTGGTGCCGGCGGGGTCGACCGGCCGTACGACAGTGCGCGGGGGAGCGGGGGCGACTCCTCCTCTCCGGCGGCACCGGCCACGCCGGCGGCACCGACCACATCCGCCACATCGGCCACATCGGCCGACCAGGACGCCGGCCACGGCGATGGCCCCCGCCCCCGCCCCGGCCCCGGCTCCGGCGGCGACCAGCGGGACGACCCGTCCCGTCCGGCGCAGACGGTCCAGCCGCGGCAGCCGAGTGAGGAGGCGCAGGCATGA
- a CDS encoding DNA polymerase III subunit delta', producing the protein MTGVWADLVGQEPTVAVLRPAATGAAAWLAGDRSRSAMTHAWLLTGPPGSGRSNAARAFAAALQCERGGCGECSACRTALTGSHPDVTLVRTEQLSLRVDEIRELVRKSAMSPVGRRWQILVVEDADRLTEQAADALLKSLEEPAERTVWLLCAPTVEDVVPTIRSRCRLLVLRTPPTSAVAEVLQRRYDVDPGVAAFAARASQGHIGRARALATQEDVRARRQQVLAVPSNLRDLASCLTAAAQLVELAATEAKEATADLDGAEKLELERAYGVSGSGGRGARPRQLQTAQKDLEEQQKVRAKRLQRDALDRALLDLTAYYRDVLALALGARTELVNEELREDIERRAAATRPEQVIRQIDAILACREAITANVAPLLAAESMTIALWNTPG; encoded by the coding sequence ATGACCGGTGTCTGGGCAGACCTGGTGGGCCAGGAGCCGACCGTCGCGGTTCTCCGCCCGGCCGCCACGGGAGCCGCCGCGTGGCTGGCCGGTGATCGGTCGCGGTCGGCCATGACGCATGCCTGGCTGCTCACCGGACCGCCGGGCTCCGGGCGTTCGAACGCCGCCCGCGCGTTCGCCGCCGCCCTGCAGTGCGAGCGGGGCGGGTGTGGGGAGTGCTCGGCGTGCCGGACCGCCCTCACCGGTTCGCATCCCGACGTGACGCTCGTCCGCACGGAGCAGCTCAGCCTGCGGGTCGACGAGATCCGCGAGCTGGTCCGCAAGTCGGCGATGTCTCCGGTCGGCCGGCGCTGGCAGATCCTGGTCGTCGAGGACGCCGACCGGCTCACCGAGCAGGCTGCCGACGCGCTGTTGAAGAGCCTGGAAGAGCCGGCCGAGCGTACGGTCTGGCTGCTGTGCGCGCCGACCGTCGAGGACGTCGTACCCACGATCCGGTCCCGTTGCCGGCTGCTGGTTCTGCGTACACCTCCTACGTCGGCGGTCGCGGAGGTCCTGCAACGTCGGTACGACGTGGATCCCGGCGTGGCGGCCTTCGCGGCGCGCGCATCGCAGGGACACATCGGACGGGCACGGGCCCTCGCGACCCAGGAGGACGTGCGGGCCCGGCGGCAGCAGGTGCTCGCGGTGCCGAGCAACCTGCGTGACCTCGCCAGTTGCCTGACCGCGGCCGCGCAACTGGTCGAGCTGGCCGCCACCGAGGCGAAGGAGGCCACCGCCGACCTCGACGGCGCGGAGAAGCTCGAGCTGGAACGCGCGTACGGCGTCAGCGGCAGCGGCGGGCGCGGTGCCCGTCCCCGGCAGCTGCAGACCGCGCAGAAGGACCTCGAGGAGCAGCAGAAGGTCCGCGCCAAGCGGCTGCAACGCGACGCCCTCGACCGCGCCCTGCTCGACCTGACCGCGTACTACCGCGATGTGCTCGCGTTGGCCCTCGGCGCCCGGACCGAGCTCGTCAACGAGGAGTTGCGCGAGGACATCGAACGCCGTGCCGCCGCGACCCGGCCCGAGCAGGTCATCCGCCAGATCGACGCGATCCTCGCCTGCCGGGAGGCGATCACGGCAAACGTCGCTCCGCTGCTCGCCGCGGAGTCGATGACCATCGCTTTGTGGAACACCCCCGGCTGA
- a CDS encoding alpha/beta hydrolase produces the protein MRQKSAKQLFAALTVLILMVATGCALAPRASDSAGRTQDHGGSSRSAAGPVATAEPGEPAPMPSDVPAGLRPYYEQKLHWVKCTSGASFQCAALRVPLDYSRPGGQSIELAVLRLPARDRAKRLGSLVINPGGPGGSGVEYAAAAPWVVSKPVIARYDIVGFDPRGVGKSAPVDCLTDKQMDHYLAIDGSPDNTTEQNDLMKEARFFANGCKARSGAVLGHVSTKDAARDMDVLRSALGDKKLTYLGKSYGTFLGATYAGLFPKRAGRLVLDGAIDPTLSARALGLEQAKGFEVALRAFIQDCVSRKDCPLGSSVSEAYRTIDDFLARTDKTPLKTNDPSRKLTQSLAVTGIIMPLYVKEYWPRLRTAMRSALAGNGSGLLALADEYVERNPNGTYRNNSGEAIVAVNCLDRPDLKSVAQARAEQPAFEKASPRFGSYILWGSLSCAAWPFKPTGRPGPIHAKGAPPILVIGTTRDPATPYDWAVRLAKQLDSGVLLTRDGDGHTGYMQGNQCIDQLVDRFLIDGKPPRSGTECPEG, from the coding sequence GTGCGACAAAAGAGCGCAAAGCAGCTCTTCGCGGCGCTGACGGTGCTGATCCTGATGGTGGCGACCGGCTGCGCTCTCGCGCCCCGCGCCAGTGACTCGGCCGGCCGGACGCAGGATCACGGCGGCAGCTCCAGGTCGGCGGCCGGGCCCGTTGCCACTGCCGAGCCCGGCGAGCCGGCGCCGATGCCCTCCGACGTGCCCGCCGGTCTGCGGCCCTACTACGAGCAGAAGCTGCACTGGGTGAAGTGCACCAGCGGGGCGTCGTTCCAGTGCGCCGCGCTTCGGGTGCCGCTCGACTACAGCCGGCCGGGCGGCCAGTCGATCGAGCTGGCGGTGTTGCGGTTGCCCGCCAGAGACCGAGCGAAGCGGCTGGGCTCCCTCGTCATCAACCCGGGTGGCCCGGGCGGGTCCGGAGTGGAGTACGCCGCCGCCGCGCCCTGGGTGGTGAGCAAGCCCGTCATCGCCCGCTACGACATCGTGGGCTTCGACCCGCGAGGGGTCGGCAAGAGCGCGCCGGTCGACTGCCTGACCGACAAGCAGATGGACCACTACCTCGCCATCGACGGGTCGCCGGACAACACCACGGAGCAGAACGACCTGATGAAGGAGGCGCGCTTCTTCGCCAACGGCTGCAAGGCGCGCAGCGGTGCGGTGCTCGGGCACGTGTCCACTAAGGATGCCGCGCGTGACATGGACGTGTTGCGCAGCGCGCTCGGCGACAAGAAGCTCACCTACCTCGGTAAGTCCTACGGAACCTTCCTCGGTGCGACGTACGCCGGGCTGTTCCCCAAGCGCGCGGGGCGCCTCGTTCTCGACGGTGCGATCGACCCGACGCTCAGCGCCCGCGCCCTCGGCCTTGAGCAGGCGAAGGGATTCGAGGTGGCGCTTCGGGCGTTCATCCAGGACTGCGTGAGCCGCAAGGACTGCCCGCTGGGCTCGTCGGTCTCCGAGGCGTACCGGACCATCGACGACTTCCTCGCCAGGACCGACAAGACTCCGCTGAAGACCAACGACCCCTCCCGCAAGCTCACGCAGTCGCTGGCGGTCACCGGGATCATCATGCCGCTGTACGTGAAGGAGTACTGGCCGCGGCTGCGGACGGCGATGCGGTCCGCGCTGGCGGGCAACGGCAGTGGTCTCCTCGCGCTGGCCGACGAGTACGTCGAGCGCAATCCCAACGGCACCTACCGGAACAACTCCGGGGAGGCGATCGTCGCGGTCAACTGCCTCGACCGGCCCGATCTCAAGTCGGTCGCCCAGGCGCGGGCCGAGCAGCCGGCGTTCGAGAAGGCCTCGCCGCGGTTCGGCAGCTACATCCTCTGGGGCTCACTGAGCTGTGCGGCGTGGCCGTTCAAGCCGACCGGCCGGCCCGGGCCGATCCACGCCAAGGGCGCGCCCCCGATCCTGGTGATCGGCACCACCCGGGACCCGGCCACGCCGTACGACTGGGCGGTCCGGCTCGCCAAGCAGCTCGACTCCGGGGTCCTGCTGACAAGGGACGGAGACGGACATACCGGGTACATGCAGGGCAACCAGTGCATCGACCAGCTGGTCGACCGGTTCCTGATCGACGGCAAGCCGCCGCGCTCGGGCACCGAGTGCCCGGAGGGGTGA